In the Campylobacter showae genome, one interval contains:
- a CDS encoding transposase: MKKGYFVGADVSKEKIDFCFLTSNEDTKPKFVSLPNEINTIKAYFQSFVKDDIYVVFEHTNNYHLPLQSALSGLAVRYSALSPSKTSYFLKHLTLQKSDITDAYGLALYCRIFKSDLNPSVYNREYSLIKSYNSTILLLSKIQTQLKNFKKSQDFVTDTELSEIIKALTLQVKKTQEKLKLIAFEILKSFVPNCEEIIRNNKGFGIDLALNLFPQLHFNRAKSEKQFISFLGLSPRIYESGSSVHKTKRINKRGSSAIRRVLYLSALVSSRFNAKFKERYENLISKGKKKKVAIVAVMCAIVRYLKSLFPLNESYLNENLYNAHTS, encoded by the coding sequence ATGAAAAAAGGTTATTTTGTCGGTGCTGACGTAAGCAAGGAAAAGATAGATTTTTGTTTTTTAACTTCAAACGAGGATACAAAGCCTAAATTTGTATCTTTACCTAACGAAATAAACACAATCAAGGCCTATTTTCAATCATTTGTCAAAGATGATATATACGTCGTTTTTGAGCACACGAATAACTATCACTTGCCGCTACAATCTGCTTTAAGCGGTTTAGCGGTAAGGTATTCGGCTTTAAGCCCTTCTAAAACTTCATATTTTTTAAAACATCTAACGCTACAAAAAAGCGATATAACAGACGCTTACGGCTTGGCTCTATATTGTCGTATATTCAAATCCGATTTAAACCCTAGCGTTTATAACCGTGAATATAGTTTAATCAAAAGCTATAATTCTACGATATTGCTTCTGTCCAAAATCCAAACTCAATTAAAGAATTTTAAAAAATCTCAAGACTTCGTAACCGATACGGAATTATCGGAAATAATCAAAGCTTTGACGCTTCAAGTCAAAAAGACGCAAGAAAAATTGAAACTTATCGCATTTGAAATTTTAAAAAGTTTTGTTCCAAATTGCGAGGAAATCATAAGAAATAATAAAGGCTTCGGTATTGATCTAGCCTTAAATTTATTCCCTCAATTACATTTTAATAGGGCTAAATCCGAAAAACAATTTATTTCATTTTTAGGGCTATCGCCTCGTATATACGAGAGCGGGTCAAGCGTTCATAAAACAAAGAGAATAAATAAGCGCGGTAGTTCTGCGATAAGACGCGTCCTTTACCTTAGCGCGCTCGTAAGTTCGCGTTTTAACGCTAAATTTAAGGAGCGTTACGAAAACTTAATAAGTAAAGGCAAAAAGAAAAAAGTTGCTATTGTTGCCGTAATGTGCGCTATCGTGCGGTATTTAAAATCTTTATTCCCTTTAAACGAGAGTTACCTAAATGAAAATTTATATAACGCTCACACAAGCTAA
- a CDS encoding AsmA-like C-terminal domain-containing protein: MKIISLIMKKIWRILIPAVLIFVIFIAVLKHGVEIENIDAGDFKIEQLYIKLDKKIILRAQNIEIPKQSAKDSSEDALLDLSKNIVWIDRLFEEILLERVKFLNSESTLFYRDDVFYLDSPFLAVSSNFKDTEDGITANIYLLEFKDFNITLSGISNADLRRQIYDFNGTFSSHELNGNAAIKLKKAELKYELSDINATSLRGFMDELGAKTGLDKEIKNWIYGYITADNYFVKSLRGRFDLNSQEPYLNELSAQGFSKNVKVKFHEKLPAATAEGVDVELKKGSLFFTLKNPKWQGKNLNGSTLEIYKIFEEKGAGLTLNLQTSALYDKSVNSILKAYDIEVPVEQLSGKTDGKLALDIKFDPLEVTPKGKFKVAGGQTLIAGAKFNVDTADVELLNDKLKVNAKNTGMDFFSADAAVNLDLGKLAGDINGTLKGLNLAFGKSEILKLGAVPFAARLDFSGKDTKLDIASPAAVGLRFGAQNEINLPDAKSLLPYSPLLKSLKISEGGVNIKTKDFENLSIEANGVKFETPLFKKDGSPYDADSFAIDVNAKGATGKSKSGGLNFKIAGSKTELFIKELDLVLSGDENLTDKEGDIEFEAKGSKLVLNDFNATLDLIAYSGQSAGGTVRFDAKPARGNFSLIKSDKKFEMSANDIRGEFINSIFNIKSFEGGSFKMRVLGASTDDFKGEVRLIGATLKDYTFYNQLLTFLNSVPSLLVFKTPDFGADGYPVKFGKILFEKKADVLKFLAIELESSSADIGGHGTINLATKEIDVDLELKLLKDASSIIDKIPLINQIVLGKDRTLSTVIKVRGTLQKPQYSTQILQDALLSPFKIIRNVLEAPFLIFE, translated from the coding sequence ATGAAAATCATCTCGCTGATAATGAAGAAAATTTGGCGCATTTTGATCCCTGCGGTTTTGATATTCGTCATTTTTATAGCCGTCCTAAAACACGGCGTCGAGATAGAAAATATCGACGCGGGCGACTTTAAAATAGAGCAATTATATATAAAACTCGATAAAAAAATAATTTTACGCGCGCAAAATATAGAAATACCTAAACAAAGCGCCAAGGATAGCTCCGAGGACGCGCTGCTAGATCTATCCAAAAACATCGTCTGGATCGACAGGCTGTTTGAGGAAATCTTACTCGAGCGCGTTAAGTTTTTAAACAGCGAGTCCACGCTATTTTATAGAGACGACGTTTTTTATCTAGATAGCCCGTTTTTGGCGGTTAGTTCAAATTTTAAAGATACCGAGGACGGCATAACCGCAAACATCTATCTACTCGAGTTTAAGGATTTTAACATCACCTTAAGCGGCATTAGCAATGCCGATTTGAGGCGCCAAATTTACGATTTTAACGGCACGTTTTCTAGCCACGAGCTAAACGGAAACGCCGCTATAAAACTCAAAAAAGCCGAGCTAAAATACGAGCTAAGCGACATAAACGCGACTAGCCTAAGGGGCTTTATGGACGAGCTGGGCGCAAAAACAGGACTAGATAAAGAGATAAAAAACTGGATCTACGGCTATATCACGGCGGATAACTACTTCGTAAAATCGCTTCGGGGTAGATTTGACCTAAACAGCCAAGAGCCCTATCTAAACGAGCTTAGCGCGCAGGGTTTTTCAAAAAACGTAAAGGTTAAATTTCACGAAAAACTACCCGCCGCCACAGCCGAAGGAGTCGACGTCGAGCTAAAAAAAGGCTCGCTATTTTTCACGCTAAAAAACCCGAAATGGCAAGGCAAAAATCTAAACGGAAGCACTCTTGAAATCTATAAAATTTTCGAGGAAAAAGGCGCGGGACTCACGCTAAATTTGCAAACCTCGGCCCTCTACGACAAAAGCGTAAACTCCATACTAAAAGCCTACGACATCGAGGTTCCCGTTGAACAGCTAAGCGGCAAAACTGACGGCAAACTCGCGCTTGATATCAAATTTGACCCGCTAGAGGTGACGCCTAAGGGTAAATTTAAGGTCGCGGGCGGACAGACCCTGATCGCGGGAGCTAAATTTAACGTAGATACCGCAGACGTCGAGCTTTTAAACGACAAGCTAAAGGTAAACGCGAAAAATACGGGGATGGACTTTTTTAGCGCGGACGCGGCGGTAAACCTTGATCTAGGCAAGCTCGCAGGCGACATAAACGGCACGCTAAAGGGGCTAAATTTAGCCTTCGGCAAGAGCGAAATTTTAAAACTAGGCGCGGTGCCGTTTGCGGCCAGGCTTGATTTTAGCGGCAAGGATACAAAGCTAGATATCGCGTCTCCGGCCGCCGTAGGTTTAAGATTCGGCGCGCAAAATGAGATAAATTTACCCGATGCAAAGAGCCTACTGCCCTACTCGCCGCTGCTAAAAAGCCTGAAAATCTCAGAAGGCGGCGTAAATATAAAAACCAAAGATTTTGAAAATCTTAGCATAGAGGCTAACGGCGTTAAATTTGAAACACCGCTGTTTAAAAAAGACGGCTCGCCCTACGACGCCGATAGCTTTGCGATCGACGTAAACGCCAAGGGCGCAACGGGCAAGAGCAAAAGCGGCGGGCTAAATTTCAAAATCGCTGGCAGCAAGACGGAGCTTTTTATAAAGGAGCTCGATCTTGTGCTTAGCGGCGATGAAAATTTGACCGATAAGGAAGGCGACATCGAGTTTGAAGCCAAGGGCTCGAAGCTTGTTTTAAATGATTTTAACGCGACTCTAGATCTGATAGCATATAGCGGTCAAAGTGCGGGTGGGACGGTGAGATTTGACGCTAAGCCCGCTCGCGGCAACTTTTCGCTTATAAAATCGGACAAAAAATTTGAAATGTCGGCAAACGACATCAGAGGCGAGTTTATCAACTCGATCTTTAACATTAAGAGCTTTGAGGGCGGCAGCTTTAAAATGCGCGTTTTGGGTGCTAGCACAGATGATTTTAAGGGTGAAGTAAGGCTAATCGGCGCCACGCTAAAAGACTACACGTTTTACAATCAGCTTCTCACGTTTTTAAACTCCGTGCCGTCCTTGCTCGTGTTTAAGACGCCGGACTTCGGCGCCGACGGCTATCCGGTAAAATTCGGCAAAATTTTATTTGAGAAAAAGGCAGACGTGCTAAAGTTTCTAGCCATCGAGTTAGAGAGCTCGAGCGCGGATATCGGCGGTCACGGCACGATAAATCTCGCAACCAAAGAGATCGACGTGGATCTGGAGCTAAAGCTGCTAAAGGACGCCAGCTCCATCATCGACAAAATCCCGCTCATAAATCAGATCGTGCTGGGTAAAGACCGCACTCTCTCGACCGTCATCAAGGTGCGCGGAACGTTGCAAAAGCCGCAGTACTCGACGCAAATCCTGCAAGATGCGCTTCTCTCGCCGTTTAAGATAATCAGAAACGTACTTGAAGCGCCGTTTTTGATATTTGAGTAA
- the mltG gene encoding endolytic transglycosylase MltG, with the protein MTNIKTAGIKMRQIFFIISEMIFIFFLSFLVYLSRPVSVSEVIFVPQGSTLGIISYLSEKNMDANKIDAVILRAMGHVQAGWIDLGAAKLSKLDFLYKLTTAKAALTQITLIPGETTAVFLQEVAKKLNLSEAKLNEFYFKFAPLEDGFLVPETYKVPLGVNEEQLAAHLVNLSKKSHEKTATELLGNYDEKRWSEYLVTASVVQKEAANEDEMPLVASVIQNRLKKGMKLQMDGTLNYGLYSHETVTAERIRSDKSKFNTYLNEGLPPSPVCTVGLAAIRAAIRPAQSEFLYFVRDKKTGKHKFSATYEEHVGAINSQK; encoded by the coding sequence ATGACGAATATCAAAACCGCAGGGATCAAAATGCGCCAAATTTTCTTCATTATCAGCGAGATGATTTTCATATTTTTTCTGAGCTTTCTTGTTTATCTTAGCCGCCCGGTGAGCGTGAGTGAGGTCATTTTCGTGCCTCAGGGCAGTACGCTTGGGATTATATCATATCTAAGCGAAAAAAATATGGACGCAAATAAAATAGACGCCGTGATCTTGCGCGCTATGGGGCATGTGCAAGCAGGCTGGATAGACCTGGGCGCGGCAAAGCTTAGCAAGCTTGATTTTTTATATAAACTCACGACCGCAAAGGCGGCCCTAACGCAAATAACGCTGATTCCCGGCGAAACGACGGCCGTATTTTTGCAAGAGGTTGCAAAAAAGCTAAATTTAAGCGAGGCCAAGCTAAATGAATTTTACTTTAAATTTGCTCCGCTAGAGGACGGCTTTTTGGTACCCGAAACCTACAAAGTACCGCTTGGCGTAAACGAAGAACAGCTAGCGGCGCATCTAGTAAATTTATCTAAAAAATCCCACGAAAAAACGGCGACCGAACTGCTCGGTAACTACGACGAAAAGCGCTGGAGCGAGTATCTCGTGACGGCCTCGGTCGTGCAAAAAGAGGCTGCAAACGAGGATGAGATGCCTCTTGTGGCCTCCGTCATCCAAAACCGCCTAAAAAAGGGCATGAAGCTACAGATGGACGGCACGCTAAACTACGGACTCTACTCGCACGAGACGGTCACGGCCGAGCGCATACGAAGCGATAAGAGCAAATTTAACACCTATCTAAACGAAGGTCTACCGCCAAGCCCCGTTTGCACCGTGGGTCTAGCGGCGATAAGGGCGGCGATAAGGCCCGCACAGAGCGAGTTTTTGTACTTCGTTCGCGATAAAAAGACGGGCAAGCATAAATTTAGCGCGACGTACGAGGAGCACGTAGGCGCGATAAATTCCCAAAAATAG
- a CDS encoding NADP-dependent isocitrate dehydrogenase: MSDIVYTRTDESPLFASYSLFPILQAFLRAGGIEIAQADIGLAARIIAAFNDKLPPDLRVSDDLEMLRNLTQEKRANIIKLPNISASLPQLNASITELRAKGYDLPPYPSNPKTPEEKDAAARYAKVLGSAVNPVLREGNSDRRCVGAVKRYARENPYKITPFEKDSKTEVAYMKGGDFYSSERSISFEADENLRVEFISKSGEKRVLKENLAVEKGDVIDASFMSARELDVFIKEQIADAKAKNLLFSVHLKASMMKVSDPVIFGHFVKIFFAEVFDEFAGELKSVNVSENNGLKDLFARILNLPQATQEKIKAKFDEIYAARPNLAMVNSATGVTNLHVPSDVIIDASMPAMIKNGGKMWDKEGIARQTKAVIPDKTYAVVYEAAIADIKANGALDPAKIGSVSNVGLMAKKAEEYGSHDKTFVISEAGEARVLNEKGEILFKFELEKGDIFRMTQAKDVAVRNWVELALKRAKITGQKAIFWLDENRAHDREILKKVRAQLASADTSGLDIEIMSPAAACKKSLEIMRRGEDCISVTGNVLRDYLTDLFPILELETSAKMLSVVPLLEGGSIFETGAGGSAPRLAEQLLEQNHLSWDSLGEFLALGASLEQLAGFKQSPEAQILADTLNTAVERYLKENKVPRFEVGQLDTRASHFYIALYWASELAASGTQLGDKFKLIAQNFAKNESVIADEINAAQGRKIDVGGYYKPDDKKASAAMRPSATFNQILQNQIL; the protein is encoded by the coding sequence ATGAGCGACATCGTCTATACTAGAACCGACGAATCCCCGCTGTTTGCTAGCTACTCGTTGTTTCCGATCCTGCAGGCGTTTTTGCGCGCAGGCGGTATAGAGATAGCCCAGGCCGACATAGGGCTAGCCGCGCGGATCATCGCCGCTTTTAACGACAAGCTACCGCCCGATCTGCGAGTGAGCGACGACCTTGAAATGCTGCGAAATTTGACGCAAGAAAAGCGCGCGAATATAATCAAACTACCAAATATCTCTGCAAGCTTGCCTCAGCTAAACGCCTCTATCACCGAGCTTCGCGCTAAGGGCTACGATCTACCGCCGTACCCCTCAAATCCAAAAACGCCGGAGGAAAAAGACGCTGCCGCTAGGTACGCCAAAGTGCTAGGAAGCGCGGTAAATCCGGTGCTGCGAGAAGGCAACTCAGACCGCAGATGTGTCGGTGCGGTAAAACGCTACGCCCGCGAAAATCCATATAAAATCACCCCTTTTGAAAAAGATAGCAAAACCGAAGTCGCCTATATGAAGGGCGGCGATTTTTACTCCTCCGAGCGCTCGATCAGCTTTGAAGCAGATGAAAATTTACGCGTCGAGTTTATCTCAAAAAGCGGTGAAAAACGCGTGCTAAAAGAAAATTTAGCGGTAGAAAAAGGCGACGTAATCGACGCTAGCTTTATGAGCGCGCGGGAGCTGGACGTCTTTATAAAGGAGCAAATCGCGGACGCGAAAGCAAAAAATTTGCTCTTTAGCGTGCATCTAAAAGCCTCGATGATGAAGGTGAGCGATCCCGTGATTTTCGGGCATTTCGTAAAGATTTTTTTCGCGGAGGTTTTTGATGAGTTCGCAGGCGAGCTAAAAAGCGTAAACGTCAGCGAAAACAACGGACTAAAAGACCTTTTTGCGCGGATTTTAAATTTACCGCAAGCAACGCAGGAAAAAATAAAAGCCAAATTTGATGAAATTTACGCCGCAAGGCCAAATTTAGCGATGGTAAATTCGGCTACAGGCGTTACAAATTTACACGTACCTAGCGACGTTATCATCGACGCTTCGATGCCTGCTATGATAAAAAACGGCGGCAAAATGTGGGACAAAGAGGGAATTGCCAGGCAAACCAAAGCCGTGATACCCGATAAAACCTATGCCGTGGTTTATGAAGCAGCGATCGCGGATATCAAGGCAAACGGCGCGCTAGATCCCGCTAAAATCGGCAGCGTCTCAAACGTCGGACTGATGGCTAAAAAGGCCGAGGAGTACGGCAGCCACGATAAGACCTTTGTGATAAGCGAAGCGGGCGAGGCGCGCGTACTAAATGAAAAAGGCGAAATTTTATTTAAATTTGAGCTAGAAAAAGGCGATATATTTAGGATGACGCAGGCTAAAGACGTCGCCGTGCGAAACTGGGTCGAGCTGGCGCTAAAACGTGCAAAAATAACCGGACAAAAGGCGATATTTTGGCTGGACGAAAACAGAGCTCACGACCGAGAAATCCTAAAAAAAGTAAGAGCGCAGCTAGCAAGCGCCGATACTAGCGGGCTTGATATAGAGATCATGTCTCCCGCGGCCGCTTGCAAAAAGTCGCTTGAGATCATGAGGCGCGGCGAGGACTGTATCAGTGTCACGGGCAACGTCCTGCGCGACTATCTGACCGATCTTTTTCCGATCTTGGAGCTTGAAACCAGCGCTAAGATGCTCTCTGTCGTGCCGCTACTGGAGGGCGGAAGTATCTTTGAGACGGGAGCGGGAGGTAGCGCACCCAGGCTCGCCGAACAGCTGCTGGAGCAAAATCACCTAAGCTGGGATAGCCTGGGAGAATTTTTGGCTCTGGGCGCTAGTCTCGAGCAGTTAGCGGGATTTAAGCAAAGTCCCGAGGCGCAAATTTTAGCCGATACGCTAAATACGGCCGTAGAGCGCTATCTAAAAGAAAACAAGGTCCCGCGCTTTGAAGTGGGGCAGCTAGATACGCGCGCGAGCCATTTTTATATCGCGCTTTACTGGGCGAGCGAGCTTGCCGCTAGCGGCACGCAGCTGGGCGATAAATTTAAACTCATCGCTCAAAATTTCGCGAAAAACGAGAGCGTAATCGCGGATGAAATAAACGCGGCGCAAGGACGAAAGATCGATGTTGGCGGATACTATAAGCCTGACGATAAAAAGGCGAGCGCGGCGATGAGGCCGAGCGCTACGTTTAATCAAATTTTACAAAATCAAATTTTATAA
- a CDS encoding lactate/malate family dehydrogenase: MKISVIGAGNVGASAASAILLRGIADEIALVDIFGDVARAKAIDLSQSAAVFGLDVSVAGGDDFELVKDSDIVVVTAGSPRKEGQTREDLLLKNAGIVKGTVEKIAKFAPNCVIINVTNPLDALTYLVYKTSGFDKSRVLGMAGELDSARLKYEISQKTGLKNSAFSAHIIGSHNDDMVALQSNVSVDLGGEFDAVAQEAKTGGAKIVKLLGTSAYYAPGAAAAKMCEAIKTGSDQWLSCCVIDGERAGGRLVKLGKGGVREIKQPSADEKAALEKGESQTAVNIKFLKESGVIA, from the coding sequence ATGAAAATTTCAGTTATCGGAGCCGGAAACGTAGGCGCAAGCGCGGCTAGCGCTATTTTGCTAAGAGGCATCGCAGACGAGATCGCGCTAGTTGATATATTCGGCGACGTGGCACGCGCAAAGGCGATCGATCTATCTCAGAGCGCGGCGGTTTTCGGTCTGGATGTTAGCGTTGCCGGCGGGGATGATTTTGAGCTAGTTAAAGATAGCGACATCGTGGTCGTAACGGCTGGAAGCCCTAGAAAAGAGGGGCAAACCAGAGAGGATTTGCTACTAAAAAACGCCGGTATCGTAAAAGGCACGGTGGAAAAAATCGCCAAATTTGCCCCAAACTGCGTCATCATAAACGTAACCAACCCGCTTGACGCGCTAACGTATCTAGTCTATAAAACTAGCGGTTTTGATAAAAGCAGGGTGCTAGGCATGGCTGGCGAACTAGACTCTGCGCGCCTAAAATACGAGATCTCTCAAAAAACAGGGCTAAAAAACAGCGCATTTAGCGCGCACATCATAGGCTCTCACAACGACGATATGGTGGCGCTGCAAAGCAACGTGAGCGTGGATCTGGGCGGCGAATTTGACGCGGTAGCGCAGGAGGCTAAAACGGGCGGCGCAAAGATCGTTAAGCTGCTCGGCACGTCGGCGTATTACGCTCCGGGCGCGGCTGCGGCCAAGATGTGCGAGGCGATAAAAACCGGTAGCGATCAGTGGCTAAGCTGCTGCGTGATAGATGGCGAGCGCGCGGGCGGTAGGCTCGTGAAGCTAGGCAAGGGCGGAGTACGCGAGATCAAGCAACCAAGCGCGGATGAAAAAGCGGCGCTTGAAAAAGGCGAATCTCAAACGGCCGTAAATATCAAATTTTTAAAAGAAAGCGGGGTAATCGCGTAG
- a CDS encoding NlpC/P60 family protein, protein MFIKSKIKTKQIHALFLAAFISGCANVSPSAPKNEASVATQTRQGQTQAAMAAEKSQIQVAPSLEKSKTQNLSSDTTQSKVGDRFNVKEKALLDLMQKYVGKRDGGDCSGFVTLINKKFNRDFFDEKELDKFYTKRGLKSEAMFKLYESKNLIAFDDPQVGDLIFFNNTTRSTKNNKKAKIVTHVGIVSSVEKDGTVAFTHHTKGKNMVDFMNLNDKNTRKKGKKELNSYVVSCKNKSTSCLASNRFSGFGKVGVRD, encoded by the coding sequence ATGTTTATAAAATCTAAGATCAAAACAAAACAAATCCATGCGCTATTTTTAGCGGCTTTTATTTCGGGCTGCGCTAACGTTTCTCCGAGCGCTCCGAAAAATGAAGCCTCGGTCGCGACGCAGACAAGACAAGGCCAAACTCAGGCTGCGATGGCGGCGGAGAAAAGTCAAATTCAAGTTGCGCCTTCGCTAGAAAAGAGCAAAACCCAAAACTTGTCAAGTGACACGACGCAAAGCAAAGTCGGCGACCGATTTAACGTGAAAGAAAAAGCCCTGCTTGACCTTATGCAAAAATATGTGGGCAAAAGAGACGGCGGCGACTGCTCAGGCTTTGTGACGCTTATAAATAAAAAATTTAATCGAGACTTTTTCGACGAAAAGGAACTCGATAAATTTTACACCAAGCGCGGCCTAAAAAGCGAAGCGATGTTTAAGCTCTACGAGAGTAAAAATCTGATTGCATTTGACGATCCGCAGGTCGGGGATTTGATATTTTTCAACAACACGACTAGAAGCACGAAAAATAACAAAAAGGCTAAAATCGTCACTCACGTAGGCATCGTAAGTAGCGTCGAAAAAGACGGTACCGTAGCCTTTACGCATCATACCAAGGGTAAAAATATGGTGGATTTTATGAATTTAAACGATAAAAATACCCGCAAAAAAGGCAAAAAAGAGCTAAATTCCTACGTCGTATCATGCAAAAACAAAAGCACGTCGTGCCTCGCGTCAAATAGATTTTCGGGATTTGGCAAAGTGGGCGTGAGGGACTAA
- a CDS encoding 4Fe-4S dicluster domain-containing protein, producing the protein MLIKTDAPVWVDISRCKACDICVSCCPAGVLAMAVEPRAVLGKTIEVVHPESCIGCRECELHCPDFAIYVAEKGFKFAKLTAESKERATAVKENKFEKLEAEI; encoded by the coding sequence ATGCTGATAAAAACTGACGCCCCCGTCTGGGTCGATATCTCGCGCTGTAAGGCATGCGATATCTGCGTGAGCTGCTGTCCTGCGGGCGTGTTGGCGATGGCCGTAGAGCCGCGCGCCGTGCTAGGTAAAACGATCGAAGTCGTGCATCCGGAGTCCTGTATCGGGTGCAGAGAGTGCGAGCTACACTGCCCCGATTTTGCGATTTACGTAGCGGAAAAGGGATTTAAATTCGCCAAACTAACCGCCGAAAGTAAAGAGCGCGCGACCGCCGTAAAAGAGAATAAATTTGAAAAATTAGAGGCGGAGATATGA
- a CDS encoding 2-oxoglutarate synthase subunit alpha encodes MSEFLNNNGGKREVIASGNELVALAAVECGCNFFGGYPITPSSEIAHELSVLLPKHGGKFIQMEDEIAGISVALGASMSGAKAMTASSGPGISLKAEQIGLGFIAEVPLVIVNVMRGGPSTGLPTRVAQGDLLQAKNPTHGDVNSIVIAPSSLEECYTQTVRAFNLAERFMTPVFLLLDETIGHMHAKAVLPQISELEIYLRKQFSGDPADYRPYRAAADEPAVLNKFFGGYRYHVTGLHHGETGFPTEDGAVVDYNIKRLFNKINAHAHEFELCEEFMLDDAEICIIAFGSVARAAKEAVLNLREKGVKVGLFKPITLFPTPSEKLREISAKFSKILICELNLGQYTGEIIKATLREDFKTLLKANGRPISPQEIAQKIGEFDGI; translated from the coding sequence ATGAGCGAATTTTTAAATAATAACGGCGGCAAAAGAGAGGTCATCGCTAGCGGCAACGAGCTGGTCGCGCTTGCGGCGGTTGAGTGCGGGTGTAACTTTTTCGGCGGTTATCCGATCACGCCAAGCAGCGAGATCGCGCACGAACTAAGCGTACTGCTGCCAAAGCACGGCGGCAAATTTATCCAGATGGAGGACGAGATCGCGGGCATCTCGGTGGCGCTTGGAGCCTCGATGAGCGGGGCAAAGGCGATGACTGCAAGCTCGGGTCCCGGTATCTCGCTAAAGGCCGAGCAGATCGGGCTTGGCTTTATCGCGGAGGTGCCGCTAGTGATCGTAAACGTCATGCGCGGCGGCCCTAGCACGGGGCTGCCTACTCGCGTGGCGCAGGGCGATTTACTGCAGGCGAAAAACCCGACTCACGGCGACGTAAACAGCATCGTTATCGCGCCTTCAAGCCTAGAGGAGTGCTATACGCAGACCGTTCGCGCGTTTAATCTCGCCGAGAGATTCATGACGCCCGTGTTTTTGCTACTAGACGAAACGATCGGGCATATGCACGCAAAGGCCGTGCTGCCGCAGATTAGCGAGCTAGAGATCTACTTGCGTAAGCAGTTTAGCGGCGATCCCGCGGACTACCGCCCGTACAGGGCCGCGGCGGACGAGCCTGCCGTGCTAAATAAATTTTTCGGCGGTTACCGCTATCACGTCACTGGCCTGCATCACGGCGAGACGGGCTTTCCGACCGAGGACGGCGCGGTCGTGGACTACAACATTAAGCGCCTTTTTAACAAAATAAACGCGCACGCGCACGAGTTTGAGCTTTGCGAGGAGTTTATGCTAGATGACGCGGAGATTTGCATTATCGCGTTTGGCTCCGTGGCTCGCGCGGCAAAGGAGGCGGTGCTAAATTTACGCGAAAAAGGCGTGAAAGTAGGACTTTTTAAGCCTATCACGCTCTTTCCGACGCCAAGCGAAAAACTACGCGAAATCTCGGCTAAATTTAGCAAAATTTTGATCTGCGAGTTAAATTTGGGCCAGTATACGGGCGAGATAATCAAAGCCACGCTAAGAGAGGACTTTAAGACGCTGCTAAAAGCCAACGGCCGCCCGATCAGCCCGCAAGAAATCGCGCAAAAAATAGGAGAATTTGATGGCATTTAA
- a CDS encoding 2-oxoglutarate ferredoxin oxidoreductase subunit beta, with protein MAFNYDDYLRTDKTPTLWCWGCGDGVILKALIRAIHKLGWDMNDVCVVSGIGCSGRFSSYINCNTVHTTHGRAIAYATGIKLANPDKHVIVVTGDGDGLAIGGNHTIHGCRRNINLKHVLINNFIYGLTNSQTSPTTPTGFWTVTAQYGNVDPNFDACKLATAAGATFVARSSVIEPAKLEKIFAEGFEHDGYSFFDVFSNCHINLGRKNKMGQATQMLEWIDGRTVSKAKFDAMSEDERDGKFPLGVLHKDESRMEYTKAYDMVIKAARDGEKIDFGALK; from the coding sequence ATGGCATTTAACTACGACGACTACCTACGCACGGACAAAACGCCGACTCTGTGGTGCTGGGGATGCGGCGACGGCGTGATATTAAAGGCGCTAATCCGCGCAATACATAAGCTAGGCTGGGATATGAACGACGTGTGCGTGGTCTCAGGCATCGGCTGTTCCGGGCGCTTTAGCTCCTATATCAACTGCAACACCGTCCACACGACGCACGGTCGCGCGATAGCCTATGCTACGGGTATTAAGCTAGCAAACCCCGATAAACACGTCATCGTAGTAACCGGCGACGGCGACGGGCTAGCCATAGGTGGCAATCACACGATCCACGGATGCCGCAGAAATATAAATTTAAAGCACGTTTTGATAAATAATTTCATCTACGGGCTAACGAACTCCCAAACAAGCCCGACCACGCCGACCGGGTTTTGGACGGTGACGGCGCAGTATGGTAACGTAGATCCAAATTTTGACGCGTGCAAACTCGCAACCGCCGCAGGAGCGACATTTGTAGCGCGTAGCAGCGTGATAGAGCCTGCAAAACTGGAAAAGATATTTGCCGAGGGCTTCGAGCACGACGGATACAGCTTTTTTGACGTATTTTCAAACTGCCACATAAATCTGGGCCGCAAAAACAAAATGGGGCAGGCCACGCAGATGCTGGAGTGGATAGACGGTCGCACGGTAAGTAAGGCTAAATTTGACGCGATGAGTGAGGATGAGCGAGACGGTAAATTTCCGCTAGGAGTGCTGCATAAAGACGAGTCGCGCATGGAGTACACCAAGGCCTACGACATGGTGATAAAAGCCGCTAGAGACGGCGAGAAAATCGACTTTGGAGCGCTAAAATGA